The nucleotide window CACCGCAATGAACAGTATCAACGAGATACCCCTCATTTTCTAACACTTCACCCAATAATTCACACAACTGAATATCATCATCAACAACTAAAACGCGCGACATCATACAAACCGATAAATAATAATAGTTTGCATTTTAATTATCGTTATTATTGATTTCAATTATAAAATGAGAGATTAACCCTAAAGAAGGAAATCTTTTTCAATCGGTACAAATTTTGAGGCAGAATCGATAAGATTTTGAGCAGTTAATCCCGGAACACCGTACACCTCGACAGGCTTACCAAAACGTTCCTTGATTCGCTCTACGAGGATTTCAAAATCACCGTCTCCAGATACCAGAACGATCGTATCAACCGTTTCCGCAAGTTCTATAGCATCCAAAGCGATGCCTACATCCCAGTCACCTTTTGCACTGCCGTCTCGGCGTTGGATAAATGGTTTCAGTTTCACGTTAAAGCCGACACCGCGAAGGATATGGTGAAATTGGCGCTGTTTAGGATCTTGGCTAGAGATTGCGTAAGCATTAGCGGCAACAACGTTACGCCCTTCCGTGGCAACATACCAAAACTGGTTATAGTCGAAGTTAGAACGGTATTTATCGCGTGTCGTGTAGTAAACGTTCTGGACGTCGACCAAAATTGCTATGTTTTCCATAAATTCATACCTTTAGATTTTCCGTATACCCTATTCTATTCAATTGTAAAATGCGAGTCGCTTTACTCAATAAAAAGTGAACCTGTCGGCTATCGTTAACGTAAATTTAATTATATTTAGTGGTGACCTAAGCACCTTTGGCGTAAACCTAACTATGCTTAATGTAAGT belongs to Vibrio cyclitrophicus and includes:
- a CDS encoding NYN domain-containing protein; amino-acid sequence: MENIAILVDVQNVYYTTRDKYRSNFDYNQFWYVATEGRNVVAANAYAISSQDPKQRQFHHILRGVGFNVKLKPFIQRRDGSAKGDWDVGIALDAIELAETVDTIVLVSGDGDFEILVERIKERFGKPVEVYGVPGLTAQNLIDSASKFVPIEKDFLL